The following DNA comes from Camelina sativa cultivar DH55 chromosome 14, Cs, whole genome shotgun sequence.
ACAATGGTGTCGCTTTTACCCCGCAAGCCATctacatgaaaaagaaaaagaaaatcggCGTCAAATCTGCCATACCTTAATGAAAAACttacattatatatttaagagagaaaaaaaaaacatcatttaccACTTTCCACATCAATGTTCCTTGGCTGATATGTAGGAGCAGAAACAATTTCTCGCAGCCATTGCGGTGTCTGTGGCTGCTGCTGTAgctgaagcttcttcttcttcttgtccatGAAACATGAAAACATTATGAAAACAACTACCGTTAATACGCTGGCGGTGATGACTATAGCAATAAGTTTATACGTATcattcatgaatttttttttctttttctttttggtttcgtTTGGGAACTTATATATAGCAGAGTTAAAGACGAATGTGGAAGATGCATGCATGTGACATAATGAGGGGATTAATACGCATTTAATAGGAAAACTAGGGATTTGTTGATTTTAATCTAATTCCGTGAAAGACATTTTAGAGACCTACTAAACCATAGATTTAAGTTAGAGTCCTATTTCCGGATAACATACAAATATGCATTATTGGAGGTCCAATCACTCAACCACTAAAGAAATTTTGGCCACAGTTTCTCACATTCTCTCAACGCGCTCGAAGAGTGAGATAGAGAGAGTTTAAATAAAACAGAACGATGTTTCAATATTGATCATAACAATTGTATTTCAGAAAATGGGTGTGTAATAATTGATTTTACTAACTTCTTACCTTTCagaagattttactttttaggttttttttcttctttttaatatcaACTAGGAATTTTACCATGCATACTTGCATAggcataattttgtttttgcataaactaattattttatctatagtaaaaaggttttgtttacaccccaatattatatattataaattatagatGTGTATtaactaaaaagaagaatatcaCATTCCCAACATACATCAACCGGTGGGAAAAGTGTTTCatgaaagaaagagatagaacCGGTGTGCATATCAACTTTGCTAAAGAAAGTatctaaataagtaaatattagTATGTGACAAAGCTGCCGCCACAAGTCCCACAACCGCAGCTGCAATTATGCAAGTGACCATATATGTTTCTACGCAATTGGTTCGAAGTTCGAACAAAAAGAATTTCAATGAACAGACACTGATCTCTACTTCTCTGTTAAGGCATGCATTAACACTAACAGTCAAGAACCATTCTCTTTTCTATTACACAGATTTTTTAAGAACAGGCTTAAGCCTTTTATAATCCcttaaagaaaaaggatacaATACAATCTCTTGAGTAACAATAATCGAAAGAACAATGCCGTTATTACGGGAACCCTCAAAACGTATGACGAAAAAAGCTAGAGCCCAAATATCGAGTACTTGGTCTTGTTCAAAAGAAATGGGTACCGTTTTAAGTAGAGGCAAGATCTAGAGTACGATTTATATAAACTCAACCGCCAATGAAGCTTTTAAAGGAGTTTAAAATCTGAGTTATCTATTTGTAGCTTTGTGACACCTCCAAAACGAGCTTGTCCATGAACTGGTATTTCTTGTCAAACCCCCAACCAGGATTACTCTGCATTGCCAAAAAGTTTCAGAAAAACGTCAATACCTCTTTAGATATAATTGATGGTAAATGAAGAGTTTGGGGTTTGGTTAAAGAGATCAAACCTTAAGAGTAAGAGCTGCACGATCTGCAAATCGTTTCACGGAATCAGGTGCACTTTTGGGTATTGTTGTAGCAATTCTATCGAGTTCCTCATTCTGTTTCTTAGCAGTTACTCGATCAGGACCACTGTAGTGATCAACAATCTCTTTCATAAGGGGAGCTTGTGCCATCGCTTCATTAATTGCTTCCTGCAAAAAGGGAGAAATTTCAAGTGATcatcaactgaaacaaaaatagCATGGATTTCATAGTAAGCAAAATTCACAAATTGAACAGTATTACCTCCCATTCTTCTTGATCCTTGATTCCCTCATAAGCCACTATGAAAGGCTTCACTTTCTCAAGGCACTCACGCAGAGACATTGGTGGCTTCTCATCAATGTCAGGATTCGATCCAAAGTCTGGCATAATGTATTCTGGCTCACActcaatctacaaaaaaaaaaaacagagaaagacaGAGAAGACTTAGAGACTCAATATCCATTACAATGCAAAACCNNNNNNNNNNNNNNNNNNNNNNNNNNNNNNNNNNNNNNNNNNNNNNNNNNNNNNNNNNaaaaaaaaaaaaaaaaaaagacagagaagaCTAAGAGACTCAATATCCATTTTAATGCAAAGCCAACCAACAAGAAAAGGAACTTTCTCTATCGGTCATTTGGCTGAAAGACCAGTTTCACaatgaaagaacaaaaacctAAGAGGCAGTTATATATCTGAGAATCCAACAAGACGAACTGATGCCCTACTTTTGTAAATTGTCCATATTAAGTCAAACAACTTTTAAACTTCAAATCCACCACAACCAATTCTACGCAAAATGAATCAATATTACTGACATTGCTTCTCGAGGATTCACTACTCCTAATACTATTTGCAGTTTCATTGTCAGCAATCTCAGCAGGAAGTTGTATACTTTTCTAGACGTAtcatagagaaaacaaaacacagaaactGTTACCATGAGATTGGTGTCATAGGCATCTATAATGGCATCATGAGTAGTGGAAGGCAACGCCTTCTCGCATACTTCTTCGAAACCTTCTGCTAACGTTTTCATCAATTCAGGTCCCATTTTCTTAGCAAACTTCTCTCCATCAGCTGAATCTCCAGCGAATATACTCATAGCCTCTtgttcaccttcttcttctttcttatcatCTCTCCATCCTTCACCACCTCTGCCTCTGCCTCTCCCTCttgctcctcttcctcttcctctccctccTCTTCCCCTCACAGCGCCTCCTCCTTCAGCTTCACCCCGCGAAAGCTCGCTCCTTGCTCTTCTTCCAGCCTCTTCCATACTCAATTGTGGCCTGGGAGTTTCATCCCTAGGCTTTTGAGCCCTCTTCTGCTGCGGCTGTGAacgctgctgctgttgctgttgcGGTGGTGGAGGCTGAGGACGTCGAATGTGACGGTTTTCTTCTGGTTGGATTGGAGCAGATTCCACAAGAGGCTTCCCTCTACCTGCTCCACTTGGATGTGAAACCTCACTTCCTAACGCATTGAATATGGTAATAGGTGGATCAGCTTGACCAGATTTAGactctggtggtggtggtggtggtggcgacGAAGTTACGTCCTTCATCTCCTGTAGCTTCGAAAATACAGGACTTCCCTGAGATTCCTCACTCGATTGCTGCGGTGGAGGCGGCGAATGGCGAGGAGGATCAGCAGCGAAAGGTGAAACGGAGTCTGACCCAACGGATCCTCTACCACGGCCAACGCTAGAAGAATCAGGTCTAACGAAAGAAGAAAACGTAGGAGATACCGTATCAGATTGGATCGGGcgaccacgaccatgaccatAACCTCCGGCAGATGACGACGACGGTTCACGTCCAGGAACCACCGGTTCGCTAGCCTTTTCCGGATCACGATTCACACCGAATTGTCCCCTTCCAGCGGCGGGAAACCCTCCATCTCCACCGGaaccacgtccacgaccacggCCGGCGGAGTCGGACGAAGAGGAGAAATGAGATGTGGATTGGGTGAGAAATGGAGTTTGTTTGACTATGGATGCAATGGTGAAGCCattagggtttgtgaatctTCTTCCTAACGCACTTCTCATCTAGAGATCTCTTCAAATTCAAGAATCTTTGTAAACAATGGCGGTTGTCGATCGATTGAGAGGATTCGAGGGTTTTGAGTTTTACTCTCTACTGTGTTCAATCGGAAAATGAAGGGGGTTTTCTTCGACGACACCGTTTCAGGTGACCAAGAACTGCATATTTGTGATTTCGTCCCTTATCTTTTATATCCCACTGAAAAAAAGAACTATacttttaaattaatcaaaaaaaccCACAGTTTGGATACATTAGGGTAGGGTAACACGTAACAGTATAACACTAGTACATCTTAATCCTCTGAACCCAAACATGAATCAAATTCCCTCTACAACGagatgaattattagatctttTTCGTTAAGAACCACCAAAAATGATACAAATTGTTATTTTGCAATTTGGTCCCCCGAGTTTTATATATCCGacgaaaataaattatacttcTACATGGATGCAAAACCCCTCATAATTAGAGACATTGGGACAAACTTGAGCGTCAACATAAcattaattctttttgttgagaagaacaaaaatgatccaaaaaaaattcctttaAAGATGACATGACTCGATAAGTCTAAGAAGTAAGAACTCAGAACAACAACTCCAAATTCAAGAAGCATGTTCATGGTTGCTGTGCTGTCTTCCCCAGATACTACTACATAACTGGAAATTGACTGCTCTATAATAAAGACgactgaaacaaaacaaaaaaaaaaaaaaaaaaaaaaaaaaaNTGTGAGTGTTGCATCACTCACTCCTTCATCAGCAAGCCTCTTTGCATCTGTTTTCTCCTAGTTTGGCGATGGTGGTCGAGTGATTCGCAGTCTCACTGGTGTCTTTGAAGGGCTTACCCTGAAGATTTCAAAACATTTCATATCAGAAAACTATATTCAATGAAAGGttaattacaaaaagagaaacagagcgACTAAGACTTACTCAATAAACCTtcgtttagtttctttttttattgactTCCTCGTCTAGCAAAAATGTGGCAAGAGAGCTCACTGTCTAGTTATTCCTTCTTGTTGAAGCTGTTTATACTTGCGTGCATCCGGCTGAAAAACTAACTTTTGACACTG
Coding sequences within:
- the LOC104742883 gene encoding serine/threonine-protein kinase LMTK3-like yields the protein MRSALGRRFTNPNGFTIASIVKQTPFLTQSTSHFSSSSDSAGRGRGRGSGGDGGFPAAGRGQFGVNRDPEKASEPVVPGREPSSSSAGGYGHGRGRPIQSDTVSPTFSSFVRPDSSSVGRGRGSVGSDSVSPFAADPPRHSPPPPQQSSEESQGSPVFSKLQEMKDVTSSPPPPPPPESKSGQADPPITIFNALGSEVSHPSGAGRGKPLVESAPIQPEENRHIRRPQPPPPQQQQQQRSQPQQKRAQKPRDETPRPQLSMEEAGRRARSELSRGEAEGGGAVRGRGGRGRGRGARGRGRGRGGEGWRDDKKEEEGEQEAMSIFAGDSADGEKFAKKMGPELMKTLAEGFEEVCEKALPSTTHDAIIDAYDTNLMIECEPEYIMPDFGSNPDIDEKPPMSLRECLEKVKPFIVAYEGIKDQEEWEEAINEAMAQAPLMKEIVDHYSGPDRVTAKKQNEELDRIATTIPKSAPDSVKRFADRAALTLKSNPGWGFDKKYQFMDKLVLEVSQSYK